Within Sphingobium sp. SCG-1, the genomic segment TCCTCAATGCCGTCGACAGCGCCATCGTCATGTGGAACGCCTCCACGCAATTCGCGGACGGCGGCGAATTTGGCCTCGGCGCAGAGATCGGCATTTCCACCGGAAAGCTTCACGCGCGCGGTCCGGTCGCGCTGGAAGGGCTGACCACCTACAAATGGCTGGTGCGGGGCACAGGGCAAGCTCGCCCGTAACCGCCGAAGGGTTGGAAAGAGGCGCGCGCGTTCCTACTTCGCGCTCGGCTCACTGATCCTCCGGAGGCTTCCCCCATGCGCTATAATCGTTTCGGCCGTACTGGCTTGTTCGTGTCCGAATTGTGCCTCGGCACCATGACCTTCGGCGGCGAAGAGGGCAACATGTGGGGCCATATTGGGCGGCTGCAACTCGACGAGGCGAAAACCCTGCTGAAGGGCGCGGTCGATACCGGGATCAACTTCATCGACACCGCCAATGTCTACGGCAACGGCGCATCGGAAGAGATATTGGGGCAGGCGATCACCTCGCTCGGCCTCAATCGCCATGATCTGGTGATCGCGACGAAGGTGTTCGGGCCGATGGGCGAAGGCCCGAATGCGCGCGGCAACTCGCGCTATCACATCATGCAGCAGGTCCGGGAAAGCCTGAAACGCCTCGGCACCGATCACATCGACCTCTATCAGATACATGGCTGGGACGCCGTGACCCCCATCGAGGAAACGGTCCGCGTGCTTGACGATCTCGTTCGCCAGGGGCTCGTGCGCTATGTCGGCGTCAGCAACTGGCCCGCGTGGGCAGTCGCCAAAGCCCTCGGCATATCCGAACGGCTGAATGAGGCCCGGTTCGAGAGTGTGCAGGCATACTACAGCATCGCCGGACGCGATCTGGAGCGCGAACTCGCGCCAATGATGCGGTCGGAGCAAGTGGGCCTGATGGTCTGGTCGCCACTGGCGGGCGGGTTCCTATCGGGCAAATACACGCGCGAAGGCGAGGGCGAAGGCCGCCGCGCCGCGTTCGATTTTCCGCCGGTCGACAAGGACAAGGGCTTCGATATCATAGATGCGATGCGTACCATCGCCGATGCGCGCGGCGTGTCGGTCGCCCGCATTGCGCTGGCATGGCTGCTGCATCAGCCAGTCGTCACCAGCGTCATCATTGGCGCGAAACGCCCCGACCAGTTGACGGACAATATCGCCGCCACGGAAATCACGCTGACCGCCGAAGAACTGGCGACGCTGGACGCGGTCAGCGCGCTCCCACCCGAATATCCCGGTTGGATGCTCGAACGGCAGGGCGAATATCGTGCCAACCAGCTGAACCAGCCGCCGCGCTGAAACGCGCCTCTTGATCCCGCGCCTGCCCTGCGATAGCGGTGGCAGCGCGGGGCAAGGCGACCTCCCGCATAGAAGCGCTTCTGCGCTCAAGCGTTGCTCTTGATACCCCTGCACGTCACAGGCGTGCGGGCGCTTGAGGGCATGACATGATCGACGCGCAGAACACCCCTACCTTTCGGCAATTCCTCGGCGTTTTCGCGCGCATAGGCTGCCTCAGCTTCGGCGGCCCCGCCGGCCAGATCGCGCTGATACACCGCGAGTTAATCGACGAGCGGCAATGGTTGGAGGAAGGCCCGTTCCTGCGCGCCCTCAACTTCTGTCACTTGCTTCCCGGCCCGGAGGCGCAGCAACTCGCGACCTATATCGGCTGGCGCATGTTCGGTCTTCGTGGCGGGCTGGCGGCGGGGCTGCTGTTCATCATCCCCGGCGCGCTGGTGATGCTGGCGCTCTCACTGCTCTATGTGCAGGCGACGGGCCTCGCAGGCTTCGAAGCCGCGATGGCGGGCGTGAAGGCCGCCGTCATTGCGATAGTGGTGCAAGCGCTCATCCGCATCGCCCGCCGCGCACTGAAAACCCGCGCGCAGGTGCTGCTCGCCATCGCCGCTTTCGTGGCGCTGTTCCTCTTCGATCTTCCCTTCCCGATCGTGATCGCCGTTGCCGCGCTGGTGGGCATGCTCACCGGGAAAACAGTCGATCATGCGTCCACTTCGCCTTCCGCTTCAACCTCGGCCAGTACGATGTTCGGCCAGTCGATACGCGCCGTCCTGATCGGTTGCCTTCTCTGGGCCGCACCTGTCGCCCTGATCTTCGCGACCCTCGGGCCGGATCACGTCCTTGCCCACGTCGCCACCTTCTTCTCGAAACTCGCAGTGGTGACGTTCGGCGGCGCCTATGCCGTGCTCGCCTATATGGCGCAGGCGGCGGTACAGGACATGGGTTGGCTTTCTGCCGGGCAGATGGCGGACGGCCTCGGCCTAGCCGAAACCACGCCCGGCCCGCTTATCCTCGTGACGCAGTTCGTCGGCTTCCTCGGCGCCTGGAACGCCCCCGCGCCCTTCACGCCGACCATCGCCGCGATCCTTGCCAGCATCATCGTCCTGTGGGTGACGTTCGTCCCCTGCTTCATCTGGATTTTCGCGTTCGCGCCATGGATCGAGCGGCTGGAACATGCCCGCCGTCTCCATGCCGCGCTGGCAGGGGTCACCGCAGCCGTGGTCGGCGTCATCGCCAACCTTGCGCTATGGTTCGCGCTGCATGTCCTGTTCACGCGCGTCACGCCGTTCAGCGCCGGACCGATCCACACGCAACTGCCTGACGTCTCCAGCTTCGATCCTGTCGCAGCGCTCCTCGCGGCAGGCGCAATGATCCTGATGCTGCGCTTCAACCGCGGACCCGTCACGGTACTCGGGCTGGCCGTCCTCGCCAGCGTCGCCCTGCGACTGGT encodes:
- a CDS encoding aldo/keto reductase produces the protein MRYNRFGRTGLFVSELCLGTMTFGGEEGNMWGHIGRLQLDEAKTLLKGAVDTGINFIDTANVYGNGASEEILGQAITSLGLNRHDLVIATKVFGPMGEGPNARGNSRYHIMQQVRESLKRLGTDHIDLYQIHGWDAVTPIEETVRVLDDLVRQGLVRYVGVSNWPAWAVAKALGISERLNEARFESVQAYYSIAGRDLERELAPMMRSEQVGLMVWSPLAGGFLSGKYTREGEGEGRRAAFDFPPVDKDKGFDIIDAMRTIADARGVSVARIALAWLLHQPVVTSVIIGAKRPDQLTDNIAATEITLTAEELATLDAVSALPPEYPGWMLERQGEYRANQLNQPPR
- the chrA gene encoding chromate efflux transporter, with protein sequence MIDAQNTPTFRQFLGVFARIGCLSFGGPAGQIALIHRELIDERQWLEEGPFLRALNFCHLLPGPEAQQLATYIGWRMFGLRGGLAAGLLFIIPGALVMLALSLLYVQATGLAGFEAAMAGVKAAVIAIVVQALIRIARRALKTRAQVLLAIAAFVALFLFDLPFPIVIAVAALVGMLTGKTVDHASTSPSASTSASTMFGQSIRAVLIGCLLWAAPVALIFATLGPDHVLAHVATFFSKLAVVTFGGAYAVLAYMAQAAVQDMGWLSAGQMADGLGLAETTPGPLILVTQFVGFLGAWNAPAPFTPTIAAILASIIVLWVTFVPCFIWIFAFAPWIERLEHARRLHAALAGVTAAVVGVIANLALWFALHVLFTRVTPFSAGPIHTQLPDVSSFDPVAALLAAGAMILMLRFNRGPVTVLGLAVLASVALRLVLG